A genomic stretch from Coffea arabica cultivar ET-39 chromosome 10c, Coffea Arabica ET-39 HiFi, whole genome shotgun sequence includes:
- the LOC113714675 gene encoding phosphoenolpyruvate carboxykinase (ATP) 1-like, with protein MASKGSQNGEFSFATSPTVARGRHGLPKIHTEKKKEEDEICHDDSAPPVKAKTLDELHSLQRKKSAPTTPITGTQGAFGATLSEEERHRQQLQSISASLASLTRETGPKVVRGDPARSGETPRVEHVTHHHYAPTFAVSDSALKFTHILYNLSPAELYEQAIKYEKGSFITSSGALATLSGAKTGRSPRDKRVVKDETTEDELWWGKGSPNIEMDEHTFLVNRERAVDYLCSLEKVYVNDQFLNWDPNHRIKVRIVSARAYHSLFMHNMCIRPTPEELENFGTPDFTIYNAGQFPCNRYTHYMTSSTSIDMNLDRREMVILGTQYAGEMKKGLFSLMHYLMPKRGILSLHSGCNIGKGGDVALFFGLSGTGKTTLSTDHNRYLIGDDEHCWSENGVSNIEGGCYAKCIDLSREKEPDIWNAIKFGTVLENVVFDEHYREVDYTDKSVTENTRAAYPIEYIPNAKIPCVGPHPKNVILLACDAFGVLPPVSKLNLAQTMYHFISGYTALVAGTEDGIKEPTATFSACFGAAFIMLHPTKYAAMLAEKMKKHGATGWLVNTGWSGGSYGSGSRIKLAYTRKIIDAIHSGTLLKANYTTAEVFGLEIPTEIEGVPSEILNPENTWSDKKAYKDALLKLGGLFKKNFEVFANYKIGADSKLMEEIVAAGPNF; from the exons ATGGCCTCCAAAGGTAGCCAAAACGGAGAATTCAGCTTTGCAACTAGCCCAACAGTTGCCAGAGGCAGGCATGGGCTGCCAAAGATTCACACCgagaagaagaaggaagaagatgaGATCTGCCACGATGATAGCGCTCCTCCAGTCAAGGCTAAGACCCTGGACGAGTTGCATTCGCTCCAGAGGAAGAAATCGGCCCCTACTACCCCCATCACGGGCACTCAGGGCGCCTTTGGCGCTACCCTTTCTGAGGAAGAACGCCACAGGCAACAGCTCCAGTCAATCAG TGCATCATTGGCATCTTTGACGAGAGAAACAGGGCCGAAGGTGGTGAGGGGAGACCCCGCCAGGAGCGGCGAGACGCCGAGGGTGGAACATGTGACCCACCACCATTACGCACCCACCTTCGCCGTCAGTGACAGTGCTCTCAAGTTCACTCACATCCTCTACAATCTCTCCCCTGCTG AGCTGTATGAGCAAGCCATAAAGTATGAGAAGGGATCTTTCATAACATCGAGCGGCGCGTTGGCCACGCTTTCGGGAGCAAAAACGGGTCGATCTCCAAGAGATAAGCGCGTTGTGAAAGATGAAACAACTGAGGATGAGCTTTGGTGGGGAAA GGGCTCACCTAATATTGAAATGGACGAGCACACTTTCTTGGTCAATAGAGAAAGAGCCGTGGATTATTTGTGCTCCTTGGAGAAG GTTTATGTGAATGATCAATTTCTCAATTGGGATCCTAACCACCGCATCAAAGTTAGGATTGTTTCTGCCAGAGCCTACCACTCATTGTTCATGCACAATAT GTGCATCCGACCCACTCCTGAAGAGCTGGAGAACTTTGGTACTCCGGACTTCACAATATACAATGCCGGGCAATTCCCATGTAACCGTTACACACACTATATGACTTCCTCCACTAGCATAGACATGAATCTTGATAGGAGGGAAATGGTCATCCTCGGCACTCAATATGCTGGGGAAATGAAGAAAGGTTTATTCAGCTTAATGCACTATCTCATGCCTAAGCGCGGGATCCTCTCCCTACACTCTGGCTGCAATATCGGAAAAGGCGGAGATGTTGCCCTTTTCTTTGGATTGTCAG GCACTGGAAAGACAACATTGTCTACGGACCACAATAGATACTTGATTGGAGATGATGAGCATTGCTGGAGCGAGAATGGCGTGTCAAATATTGAGGGTGGTTGCTATGCCAAGTgcattgacttgtcgagggaAAAGGAGCCTGATATCTGGAATGCCATAAAGTTTGGCACTG TGCTGGAAAATGTTGTTTTTGATGAGCACTATCGAGAGGTGGATTACACGGATAAATCTGTTACAG AAAACACTCGGGCAGCTTATCCAATAGAATACATCCCCAACGCAAAGATACCCTGTGTTGGCCCTCATCCCAAGAATGTCATCCTTCTGGCCTGCGATGCCTTTGGTGTACTCCCCCCTGTCAGCAAATTGAACTTAGCCCAGACCATGTACCATTTTATCAGTGGCTACACAGCTCTG GTAGCAGGAACAGAGGATGGTATAAAGGAGCCTACTGCAACATTTTCAGCATGCTTTGGTGCAGCATTTATAATGCTTCACCCAACCAAGTATGCAGCAATGTTGgctgagaaaatgaaaaagcaTGGAGCAACTGGATGGCTTGTAAACACTGGCTGGTCAGGTGGAAG CTATGGATCCGGGAGTCGTATAAAATTAGCCTATACCAGAAAAATAATTGATGCCATACACTCTGGAACCCTTTTGAAAGCAAATTACACCACGGCGGAGGTGTTTGGGTTGGAGATCCCTACTGAAATTGAAGGGGTCCCTTCAGAAATCCTAAATCCTGAGAACACA TGGTCTGACAAGAAGGCCTACAAGGATGCTCTCCTGAAATTGGGCGGCCtgttcaagaaaaatttcgaggTATTCGCAAACTACAAGATCGGAGCGGACAGCAAGCTGATGGAGGAGATTGTTGCAGCTGGTCCAAATTTCTAA
- the LOC113714673 gene encoding ubiquitin-fold modifier-conjugating enzyme 1, which yields MEGWDQTTKSTLTQIPLLTTKAGPRDGAAWTQRLKEEYKALIAYTSMNKSNDNDWFRISAANPEGTRWTGKCWYVHNLLKYEFDLQFDIPVTYPATAPELELPQLDGKTHKMYRGGKICLTVHFKPLWAKNCPRFGIAHALCLGLAPWLAAEIPILVDSGMIKHKDDAASSSEV from the exons ATGGAGGGGTGGGATCAGACGACGAAATCAACGCTAACCCAGATCCCATTACTGACCACAAAAGCGGGTCCACGTGACGGGGCGGCGTGGACGCAGCGGCTGAAGGAGGAGTACAAGGCGCTGATAGCTTATACCTCGATGAATAAGTCCAATGATAACGATTGGTTTCGGATCTCCGCTGCTAACCCGGAAGGGACCCGGTGGACCGGCAAGTGTTGGTACGTTCACAACCTCCTCAAGTATGAATTCGACCTCCAGTTCGATATCCCGGTAACTTATCCAGCTACAGCTCCCGAACTTGAGCTGCCTCAATTGGATGGCAAAACTCACAAG ATGTATAGAGGTGGGAAGATTTGCTTGACAGTGCATTTCAAACCGCTATGGGCAAAGAATTG TCCTAGGTTCGGAATAGCTCATGCACTGTGTTTGGGCCTTGCACCATGGCTTGCAGCAGAGATTCCTATACTTGTGGATTCCGGCATGATTAAACACAAAGATGATGCAGCCTCTTCCAGTGAGGTTTAA